GAGTCCTGCGACGACGAGCGCGATGAACGGCGGCAAGTCAAGGACGACTAGCAACAGGACGATCGCTACGATTCCAGCCAGGAGCGAAACAAGGGGACCCTGCCCCCCCAACTGCAGTATGGTAGTATCGAACATTCCATTTGCTACCAATGAAAAGATCCATTTAATAGTTACTCAGTACATCTGGTACTTATCTATCGATCGCCGCCCAGTAGGCTTATTGACGGTCTCCCCGTCTGGAATCGCATGAGCGACGTAGCGATCGTCGGCGGCGGTCCGGCGGGGCTGAGCGCGGCGCTGTTCGCCGCGAAAAACGGGCTCGACACCGTGGTGTTCGACACGGACGGGACGTGGATGTACAAGGCACACCTGTTCAACTACCTCGGGGTCCGGAGCATCGGGGGAAGCGAGTTCATGGCGATCGCCCGCGGCCAGACCGAGGACCGCGGCGCGGACCTGCGCGAGGAGGAGGTCTCCAGGGTCGAACCGACCGACGAGGGCTTTACCGTCACCACCGACGAGGACGAGTACGACGCGCGGTACGTCGTCCTCGCGACCGGCGCGAAGCGCGACCTCGCGGAGGAACTGGGCTGTGAGACCACCGACGAGGGGACGATCGACGTCGGCCTCGACATGGAGACGAGCGTCGGGGACGCCTACGCGACGGGGGCGATGGTCCGCGCCGAGGAGTGGCAGGCGATCATCTCCGCGGGCGACGGCGGGGCGGCCGCCCTCTCGATCCTCACGAAGGAGAAGGGCGAGCACTTCCACGACTTCGATACGCCCGGGGACGTGCCGAGCCTCCGGGCGGAGGAGTGATCGGGACGCCTCCCACCGTCGGCTGTAACTCTCCGAGCGTGACTCGTGGTGAACTGGCCGACGTCATCGGTAGCTCGGCCGCGCGTTCCCTGCGGTGATTACGCACTTACGGCCGACGGTATCAGGCGCCCGGGATCCCGACCGCGGAGGCCGAGACGAGCCCGATTCCGGCGAGCACGTAGAGGACGGCCCCCGCGACGAGCCACGCGACGATCCCGATCAGGGCCGCCGTCCCCCACCCGCCCGAATGGCGGACGTTGATCACGCCGATCCACGCGAGGAGCGCCAGCAGCGCGCCGACGAGCGGGATCCCGCCGAGGACGAGGCTCACGATCCCCCACGCCAGCGCGCCCAACAGCGCGGTGAGGGCCGCACCCCCGAACCCGATGGCTTCGTTAGTCGCGAGGCTGACACCGACGTAGATCCCGAGGCTCCCGACCAGCAGGCTGATCAGGAACACGATCACGGTATCGAGTACCATACTCATAGATCGGTTTGTGGGCTGATAAGAACGCTGCCTGCTTCTCCCGCCCGATTACTACCGCTCCCGTGACGACTCCGCCACCACGGACCTCCTCGCCGATCCACGTTTAGAAGACGTGTCGATCCACCGGTTCGTACTCGGTCTCGCAGGGCGGCCCGTCGGCGAACCGGTACTCGACGCCCTCGGCGTTCACCCGGATCAGCGACGACGAGCGCGTCCCGTAGCTATCGGCGTGAACGCAGAAGCCGTAGTCGTGATCCCGCAGGATCTCGGCCGCTCGGCCGTGCCACTCCCCCGAACGCTCGCCGGGGTCGGGTTGGAGCGCCTCGCGCGCCCGCCGGGCGTTTTCGGCCTGTCGTTCGCCGAACGCCGAACGCGAGGCAGGGACCTCGAAGTCGCCGTCCGCGCCGACGTTGACGACGACGTGGACGCCGGGGTCGACGTTCCTTACCCGAAGTCCGCCGTCCCACTCCAGCAGGATCGCCGCGTTCTCGTCGATCAGCGCGAGGTTGAACCCGTCGTACTCGACTTCCCTCACGGACCGCTCGACGAACCGGGCGGCGTCCTCGGCCGATTCGCGTTCGAGGGCCTCTCCGACGAGCAGGCCCCGCGAGCGCTCGGCGGCCAGTTCGTCGTCGATCCAGCGGTTCGTGATCACCGCCGTCACTCCGAAGGCGTTGTACCCGATCCACGTCCCACCGGCCTGCTCGTCCCAGGGGGCGATCACGCGCGGGTTCTCGCTGTAGAGTCCGGGCGGGTGGGAGGGGCGTCCGATCGCTTCGTCACGATTCGCCGCGATCACCACGGGAGCGTCCTCGAAAACCTGCCACGCGAAGAGGAGGGTACACACGCCTCAGGCCACCTCGAACCCGCGTTCGCGCAGGAGGTCCGGCACCCGTTTCGCGTGATCGCCCTGGAGTTCGATTCGCCCCTCCTCGACGGTGCCGCCGACCGCGAGCGCGCGTTTGAGTTCCGAGGCGAGTTCCTTCAGATCGATCGCCCGCGGGTCCAGCCCCCCGACGATCGTCACCGGTTTGCCGTAGCGCCTGGATTCGACGCGGACCGTCGCGCGCTGATCCGCCCGTGCCAGATCGTCGTCGATTCCCAGTTCGTCGGGGAGCCCCGAGACCGATCCCAGCCCGTCGTCCCTCCTCTCGTCCATGCGTATGGTACGGCGTCGGACCACATAGCCCTGTGGCCACGTTTACCTGCCGTGACCTCCTATCGCGATCCATGAGCACGATCGACCGGAACCGGCTCGGCGAGGAGGAGAGCCCGTACCTCCGACAGCACGCCGACAACCCGGTGCACTGGCAGCCCTGGGACGAGGCGGCGCTCGACGCCGCCGAGGATCGCGACGTGCCGATCTTCCTCTCGGTGGGGTACTCGGCGTGTCACTGGTGTCACGTCATGGAGGAGGAGAGCTTCGAGGACGAGGAAATAGCGAGGAAGCTCAACGAGGGGTTCGTCCCGATCAAGGTCGACCGGGAGGAACGCCCCGACCTCGACAGCATCTACCAGACGATCTGCCAACTCGTGACCCGACGGGGCGGCTGGCCGCTGTCGGTGTGGCTCACGCCCGACGGCCGGCCCTTCTACGTGGGGACGTACTTCCCGCGCGAGTCCCGACAGGGGATGCCCGGATTCGGCGACCTGCTGGAGAACATCACGGAGAGCTGGGAGACCGACAGGGACGAAATCGAGAACCGGGCGGACCAGTGGACCCGCGCGATCACCGACCAGTTGGAGGAGGTTCCTGAAGCAGGCACGCGCCCCGAGGGCGTGCTGATCGAGGCCGCGGACGCCGCCCTGCGGGGTGCTGATCGCGAGCACGGCGGGTTCGGGGAGAGCGGACCGAAGTTCCCCCAGCCCGCCCGACTGGAGGTCCTCCTGCGCGCGCACGACCGCACCGGACGGCGACCCTACGGCGAGGTCGTGCGCGAGACGCTCGACGCGATGAGTAGTCGAGGGATGTACGACCACCTCGGCGGCGGCTTCCACCGCTACGCCACCGACCGCGAGTGGGTCGTCCCGCACTTCGAGAAGATGCTCTACGACAACGCCGAACTCCCCCGAACCTATCTGGCGGGCTATCAGGCCACGGGTGAGGAACGCTACGCGAAGGTCGTCCGCGAGACCCTCGCGTTCGTCGACCGGGAACTCGGGCATTCGAAGGGGGGGTTCTACAGCACGCTCGACGCCCAGAGCGAGGACCCCGAGACGGGCGAACGCGAGGAGGGCGCCTTTTACGTCTGGACGCCCGAGGAGGTCCACGAGGTCCTCAACGAGGAGGCCGCCGAACTGTTCTGTGAGCGCTACGGGGTCCGCTCGAAAGGAAACTTCGAGGGGAGGACGGTGTTGACGCTCTCGCGGAGCGTCGGGTCGCTGGCCGAGGAGTACGGCATGGACGAGGGCGAGGTCGAGAAGCGACTCGACGAGGCCCGAAGGGGGCTGTTCGAGGCCCGCGAGGAACGCCCGCGGCCGCGCCGGGACGAGAAGGTGCTCGCGGGCTGGAACGGCCTGATGGTCTCGGCGTTCGCCGAGGCCGGTTTGACCCTCGACGAGGCGTACGCCGAGCGCGCCGTCTCGGCCCTCGAATTCGTCCGCGAACACCTCTGGGACGCGGAGGGGAAACGGCTCTCGCGGCGGTTCAAGGACGGAGAGGTGAAGATCGACGGCTACCTCGAGGACTACGCCTTCCTCGCTCGCGGGGCGTTCGACACCTACCAGGCGACCGGCGAACTCGAACACCTGACGTTCGCCCTCGACCTCGCGCGGGCGATCGAGCGGGAGTTCTGGGACGCGGATCGGGAGACGCTGTACTTCACGCCCGAGGCGGGCGAGGAACTCGTCGCCCGCCCGCAGGAACTGGGCGACCAGTCGACCCCGTCGAGCCTGGGCGTCGCCTGCGACGTCCTCCTTTCCCTCTCGCACTTCGCCGACGCCGATTTCGAGGGGATCGTCGAACGCGTTCTCGCCCGGCACGGCGACCGGATTCGGGGGAATCCGCTCGAACACGCGACGCTCGCGCTGGTCGCCGATCGCTTCGAGAACGGGTCGCTCGAACTGACGGTCGCCGCCGAGGAGGTCCCGGAGGAGTGGCGCGAGAGCATAGGAGATGCCTATCTTCCCGGGCGGATCCTCGCGCGGCGGCCGCCGACCGAGGACGGATTGGAGGAGTGGCTCGACGAGTTGGAACTCGACGAAGCGCCGCCGATCTGGGCGAAACGGGAGAGTAAGGGAGAGCCGACCGCCTACGTCTGTCGGTCGTTCACCTGCTCGCCGCCGGTCACGGGGATCGAGGAGGCCCTGGAGTGGGCCGCCGACCTCGACCCCGCGAGTTAGGCGGAGGCTTCGAGTTCGCGCAGCTGTTCCGCGAGGAACGAGACCGCCGGGATCGGCTCGCTCTCGACGAACCGAGCGACCTCCTCGCCGTCACGCTCGACGATCACCGTCGGGATGTACTCGATGCCGTACTCCTCGACCTTCGGACCCTTCTTTGACCCGTCCTCGCGCTTCTCGACGGGGTACTCGTGGATTCGCTCGTCGGGGATCCCCGCCGCGTCGAGGGCCGCACCCAGATCGGGCAGTACCGCCCGGCAGTCGCCACACCAGTCGCCGCCCCACACTCTGATGGTGAGGTCCTCGGCGTGTCGTCTGAAGGGTTCGAGTTCGGCCTCGTGTGCCTTCGGGTCCCACGTCGGGTTCGGACGCATCGTTTCGAGAGTCATGGCGGGGCGTTCGTAGCGAGGCGCCTTAACGGGTGTGCTAGTCGTCGGGAACGAGCGCCGTCAGCACGATACCCGCGCCCGAGACGACGGCGAGGCCGAGGTACGCGCCGTCGAAGAATCCGAGGTCGGCGACGGCGCCGACGACGAACGGGCCGGTCGCCCCGAGCGCGATCTGGCCGGTTCTGAGGAGGCCGAGACCGCTGCCCTTCATATCCTCCGGCAGGGCGTTGACGAGGAACGTCTGGGTCAGCGGCGTCACCCCGAGCAGTGCGCTGGCGACGACCGTCACGAGGACGATCCCCGAGAGGCCGTCGACGAACGGGAGGGCCGCGAGCGTGAGCGTCGTGACGCCGATGACGGCGTACAGCGTCGGGCGGGTGCCGAAGCAATCCCCGCCGGCCCCGGCGAGCGGTTGGACGACGACGCCGCTGGCGAAAAAGAGGCCGAACAGGCCCGCGGCGATCCCCGGCGAGAGTCCCTTCACCTCGACGAGGTAGGTGGGGTAAAAGCCCGTAAAGCCCTGATAGACGAAAAAGAGGAAGACGTGGACGCCGGTGACGATCAGGATCGATCGCTCGGCGATCCCGCGGGCGACGTAGCCGAACGTCGCAACCGAGAGGCTGTCGACCGCGCTGCCCTCGTTCACCTGGCCGGGGACGACCCGGAAGAGGACGACCGCCATCAGGAAGAAGAGCGGAACGATGAGACCGAAACCGAGTCGCCACGAGACGGCGGCGGCCAGCGCGCCCGCGACGACCGGCAGGATCGCGTTGCCCGCCTCGCCCGCCGAGAGCGTCAGGCCGATAGCGGTGCCGTCGCGCTCGTCGTAGATCCCAGAGAGGATCGTGAAGCGCGCGGGGCCGAACAGCGCCGTCGAGAAGCCGAACAGGGCGGTCGCGAGAAAGAGCACCAGCGCCGTGTTCGAGACGGCCACGATAGCGATCATCGTCCCCGAGACGAGGGTGCTGATCACGAGCGCGTTGCCCTCGCCGAGGCGATCGCCGATGATCCCACCGGGGAACTGCCCGAGCGCGTAGGCGACCCACAGGACGGTTATGAGGAGGCCCGCGGTGGTCAATCCGAGGTCGAACGCCTCGCGGAGATGGGGGAGGAGGGCGGGAAACACGAGGCGGACGCCGAGCGAGAGGAACCACCCGCCGGCGACGCCCAGGAGTATCCACCCGCGCCCGCCGCTCCAGAGGTCGCGCGCGAGGGTTCGGAGGGCCGTGGTGCCGGTCCGCTGCACGTTCGCCACCCACGCTGACGCCGGACATTCGACTGTCGATCCCGGCAGCATCGGCGGGTTTCAGCCCTCTCGCGAGGGATTGTTAATATCCGGCCCCGTATTTATTACTCGCGTCCATCAGGGGTTTATAGCTGTGCTCCCTAGTCGCCGGGTATGCACGGGAGCATTCTGGACGCGATCGGGACGCCGCTGGTCCAGGTCGACTCCCCCGAGGGGGCGACGGTCGCGGCGAAACTCGAGTCGTTCAACCCAGGGGGGTCGGCGAAGGACCGGCCCGCGATCGCGATGATCGAGGCCGCCGAACGCGAGGGGCTGGTCGAACCCGGCGATTCGATCGTCGAGCCGACCAGCGGGAACACGGGCATCGGCCTCGCGGTCGCTTCCGCCGCGAAGGGTTACGACCTGAGGATCGTCCTGCCCGATACGATGTCCGAGGAGCGCCGCCGCCTCCTTCGGGCCTACGGCGCGGAGATCGAACTCGTTTCCGGCGACATGACCGACGCGCGCGAGCGCGCCGACGAGATCGTCGCCGAGACCGGCGCCGTCCAGCTGGGTCAGTTCGAGAACGCCGCGAACGCCGAGGCCCACTACCGGACCACCGCCCCCGAGATCGTCGAGGCCGTCGGCGATCGTGAGATCGACGCGCTGGTCGCGGGCGTCGGAACCGGGGGGACCATCAGCGGCACCGGACGACGACTCAAGGAGGAGTACCCCGAGATGGAGGTGATCGCGGTCGAACCCGAGGCCAACGCCGTCCTCTCGACCGGCGAACCCGGCGAGGACGAGTTCCAGGGGATGGGACCGGGGTTCGTCAGCGAACTGCTCGACGTGGATCTGTTGGATTCGATCGAGACGGTCGCGCTCGCGGACGCCGAGGCGGAGTGTCGCCGCCTCGCGCGCGAGGAGGGAATCCTGGTCGGTCAATCAAGCGGCGCGGCCTCGATCGCGGCCCGTCGGGTCGCCGACCGCCTCGCCCGACCCGAACTGAACTGTCCCGAAGCGCCCGCAACGAGTTCGATGAGCGCCGACGGCGGCGCGGAGGCGGGCTACCACGACTGCCCGCTCGTGGTGACGATCTTCCCCGACAGCGGCGAGCGCTACCTCTCGACCGGGCTGTTCGATTGAGCGGCCGCGAGAAAGCACACGTCCTCTCCGCGCTCGTAAACGCGAACCGACTCGAACCCCGCGTCAGTGAGCATCGATACCGGGTCCTCCGGCGTGCCGGCGTGAACGGTAACGGAGACGACGACCTGCCCGCCCGGTTTCACCACCCGACGGATCTCCCGGAGGCCGGCGTTCGGCTCCGTCCACGCCTGCATCGTGTTGAACGCGAACGCTGCGTCGAACGACCCGTCCGGGAAGGGGAGGTCCTCGGCCGTTCCCTGCCGGAGATCGACGCGGCCCGCCTCGATCAGCGCCGCGTTCCGGCGGCGGGCCTGCTCGACCATCTCCGGCGAGGCGTCGACGCCGGCAACGGAGCCGTCGAGAACGGCGCGAGCCAGTGTTTCGATTCCCACTCCGGGGCCGAACCCGACTTCGAGGACACGATCGCCGGCGTCGAGATCGGCGAGCGCCGTGACCCGTTCGATGGTCTCGGCGTTCATCCGCGCCATCACGTGTCCGCCGAACCGGCCGAGCAAGCCGGTGGGTCGGCCGAACGTCCGATCGAGGAGCGTGCGCGAAAGGCCCATCGTTACCACCGAACCGGCCGCGCCGGATCGAGAAAGCGGTTGCGGTCGCGGTCGGGAGGGCGTGGCGTCCTCGCGGGCCTCAGTCGGCGTCGTAGAGCGCGGCGAAGAGCTTTCGCTCGGCGGTTCGGAGGTGCTGGGCGAACGTCGGCGGCGAGACGTCGAGCATCTCCGCGACCTCCTCGCCGGTCGTGGTTCGGGGCCACTCGAAGTAGCCCGCGACGTACGCCGCCGCCAGCGCGGTGCGCTGTCTGTCGGTGAGCCGATCCGTGAGCGCGCCGTCGAGCGTGTGGAGGGTCACCTCCTCTCGGGCCTTCGTGCGCTGTGCGAGCAGTTCGGTGCCGGGGTAGACCTCCCCGATCGCCTCGGTGACGGCCCGCGTGTCGACCTCCGGCGGTAGCTCCGCGAACAGACGTAGCTCGTCGGGCGTGATCGTCCAGCCCGTTATTCGGCCGCCGTACGACGCTATCGTCGCGCTTATCGACGGCCCCCTCTCCCGGATCTCGAACAGCAGTTCGTCGTCGGCGTCGCCGGCGACGTGTCGTACTCGATCGGTCGATGGAAACCGACGGAGGGCGGCCTCGTACTGCTCGGCGGACATCCCCGAGACTGTGACGAACTGGAGGGCCGACCCCTCGTCGGCGGCGACCGTCCGCTCGATCGAGATTTCGACGGGGCCCCCGTCGTCGGCGTCCAGCCCCGCCGTGAACGTGCGGGCGATCGCCTCGTTGCGAAACTCGAGTTCGAGGACGGCGTCGCCCGCCAGCACCTTTCGCTGTTCGATCGCGTGGATCGCGTGGCCGACGACCTCGCCGAGGTGTGTCAGCGTCTCGCGTTCGACCGTGGTGAACGCGTCCGTTCGAGTGGCGTAGACGTTCAACACGCCGTAGAGGACGCCCTCGTGTCGGATCGGAATCGCCGCCGTCGAGCGAAAGCCCCGGTTCAGGGCTCGCGTTCGCCACGGCCCGTAGGCGGCGTCCTCGCGGACGTCCCGAACGAACTGCGGCTCGTGGGTCCGAACCGCCACCCCCGTCGGCCCCTGCCCCAGCGGGTCGGCGCTCCCGACGGCGATCCCGATCCCGTCGAGGTACCCCTCGTCGTCGCCCGCCGTGCGGCTCGGCGTCACCGTTCGGCCGCCGCGGTCGACGCGCCCGGTCCAGACGAGGGCGTAGATCCCCATCTCGACGAGCCGATCGCAGACCTGGCGTTCGATCTCCCCCTGGGAAGACGCTCCGATCGCGGCGTGTGTGATCTCCCGGATCGCCCTATTCAGCCGGTTGATCGACGCGAGTTGCTCGCGCTGGAAATCGAGTCGTTTCTCGCGGCGCTTTCGCTCGGTGACGTCCCGGAAGTGGGCCGAGACGCCGGTCTCGGAGGGGTAGATCCGAACCACGAACCAGGTCTCGAGCGGCGAAAAGTGCTCCTCGAACCTGACGGACTCCTGGCTCTCGATCGCCCGGCGATACTCCGATTCGAAGGTCGTGCCGACCGCGACGGGGAACTGGTCCCAGATCACCTCACCCAATAGCTGGTCCCTCGATCGGTCCAGTAGCTCCTCGGCCCGGTCGTTGAGATAGGTCACGCGCTCGTCGGTATCGAGCGCGAGGACCGCGTCCGAGAGACGGCCGTACACCGTTTCGAGGTCGCCCTCGGGCCGGCGCAGGCCGGGGACGTCACCGACGCCACCGGGAGGGACGTCCTCGACGAGGGGGAGGTCCACGACGAGTTCGTCGAACGGAACGACCGGCCGCTTGGCCCGACCCTCCTCGGAGAAGCGGATCACGCCCGATCGGGCGAGGCGTTTCAGTTCGTCGTGGACGTTCTTGACGTCGCGACCGGCGACGCGCGCTGTCTCGTTGATGCTCGCCGGGCGCTCCCGTCGAACCGTCTCGAGGAGTTCGAGCGCCGTCGGCGTGAACGTCCGCCAGAGCCCCTCGACGTCGGCGAACGACACCACGCGCGGGCCGTCCTCGCTCTCGCTCCAGTCGGGTCCCGCGGACGCGTCCCCGTCCACGGACTCGCGGGACGGGTCCACTACCGCGACGAGCACCGATCCGTTCTCCGGGCGGCGGTTCTGGTCCATGCTGTATCCGCGTGCGACGACCGCTGGCCGATCCGTCGGGGCCGTCCGATCCCGCTTCAACGGTCGGCGCCGGTCGATGGCCGGCGGCCATTCTCGACCATTAGCCCGTCGACCAATATCAATCCGTTCCCCCACCGACTGCTCGTTCGGGTCGGCCGTCCTCGAAGGGCTGGTCGCGGAGCGCCACGGACGATACCGACGGTCGAGGCGCTCCGCGGATCGAACCGGAGGCGACCGCCCGCCGGGGCTAGCTGTTTAGGAACAGCGCATTTGGTATCACCCGGACTACGTGTGTTCGAGCGCCACGGATCGATCCCTCGCCGCCTGCGCTCATGGTCACGCGCGAGCGGCAAGGCGCTCGTTTCGAGGGTGCCTCTGACACCACCCTTTCGTCGATACACCTCGTCCGGTAGCGACGCGCCCGTCGTTTCGGCCGTCGATCCCGTGGTCCCGGACGGTCCGCCGTCAGTCGCCGAACTCCCCTTGCGCGACCCGGACCACTACCGTTTCCTCGACCTCTCGGAGGTCGTACCCGGGGACCTCGCCGTCCCGCCGGGTGACGTACATCGGCTCGACGAGTCGTCCCTCCTCGACGCCGTAGACCGCGAGGAACCGGTCGGTTTCCTCCGGGTCGGTCTCGTTGTCCCGGACCCGTTCGGCTAACTCCCGCGAGAGCCACTCGTCGTCGCTGATCGAGGGCTCCGCGACGAACGCCGCCTCCGCGAACCGGACCAGATACCAGTTCAGGTCGTTCAGAAGCGAGACCGCCCCGCCCAGACTCACCGTCTCGACGCTGATCGTGTTCTCCCACGGGACCGAGACGTCGTGGGTGGCGAGCGCCTCGCGGGCAGTCTCGCGGCTCAGGAGTTCGAATCGAACGTCCACGTCCGGTTTGCCGACGATGCAGACGGTCGTCACGGCCGGAGAATGGCGGGGGCGTCGAAAGTCGGTTTCGTTTCGGTCGGTTCACCTGTCCTACAACTCGACCGTCTCGATCCCCGACACCGCCTCCTCGACCAGCGTCCCGAGGTCGGGTTCCGCGGCGTCGACGGCCTCCACGGAGGCGTTCGTCTCGGGGTAGTCGGGCGCGATCCGGTTGCAGCCCGCGGCGATGGTCGCGTCCTCGTAGGTCCCGATCTCGCGGGCCTGGGCGATGATCTCCTGTTTGTCCCGGGTCAACAGCGGGCGGTGAACCGGAAGTCGGGCGACGCGGTCGGTCACCGCGAGGTTCGCGCTCGTCTGACTCGACTTCTGGCCGATCGCCTCGCCGGTGACGATCCCCGCCGCGCCCGATTCCTCGGCGACCCGGTCGGCGACCCGGAGCATGAACCGGCGCAACGAGAGCATTCTGGTCGGGCCGACCTCGCTCACGAGGCGGTCGGCGACCGCGCCCGCGGGTGCGATCCGCAGGTCGGATGCGTGGTTCGGCGCGTACCCGGCGAGGGTGCGGGCCGACTCGACCGCGCGCGCGACGTGGTCCGCGCCGCCGTAGGCCTCGAAGTCGAAGTACAGCGGGATCACGGGCGCGCCGCGTTTCATGGCCTCCCACGCGGCCACCGGGGAGTCGATCCCGCCCGAGAGGAGCGCCACGAGCGGGCGCTGGGTTCCCAGCGGGAGGCCGCCCGGCCCCGCGCGTTTCTCGGTGAAGACGAACGCCTCCTCGGATCGGCACTCGACGTAGAAGGTGCGAGAGGGATCCTCCAGATCGACCTCGGGGTCCGCGAGGACCTCCCAGATCGCCCGTCCGCCCTCGCGCTCGATGTCCTCGCTGGTGAAGGGGTGGGCCTCGCGCTCGCCGGCCCGGCGGGCCTCGACCGCGAACGACCCGTCGACCCCGATCGCGCCGGCCGTCTCCGCGAGCGCCTCGCGGATGGCCGCCATCGTCGGTTCCGTCGAGACGGCGGGGCTGGCCGAGACGATCCCGAAGGTGTCACGGGCGACGTCCGTCGTGCGGTCGGCCGCCGGCGTCCTGATCCGCGGGCGCGACCACCGCCAGTCGAGTTCTCCCGGGACGTCCCGCGAGTCGAGCATCGCCCGCAGGTTCGATTCGAGCGAGTCCTCCATGTCCCGCCGGACCTTGGTGCTCTTGACGCCGATGTCGCCGTAGCGCACGAGAACGGTGTCGGCTCCGGGCGGGATCATGGCCGAGGTAGAAACGGGAGGGATAAACGGGCTTCGTCTAGAAGGTCGATAGCTCGCCGTCGATGGTGCGACGGGTGATCTCGGAGACGTCGGCGAGTTCGCGGTCGACGATGGCGATCACCTCGTCCTCGATGTCCGAGAGTTCGACGTCATCCTCGGCGACGACGTGGGCGTCGGCCACGTGGGGCTGGTCGATCGGCCGGCCGATCTGGGAGAGCAGGCGGATGCGCAGGTCGCGGATCCCCTCTACCTCCTCGACGACCGCGTGGGCGATCTCGGTCGACAGCAGGTTGTAGATCTTCCCGATGTGGTTGACCGGGTTCTTTCCGCTCGTCGCCTCCATCGACATCGAGCGGTTGGGCGTGATCAGGCCGTTCGCCCGGTTTCCTCGACCGACCGAACCATCGTCGCCCTGCTCGGCCGAGGTGCCGGTCGTCGTGAGGTAGATCGAGTTCCGTTCGTAGTCGTCGGCGGTGTTCACGTAGACGGAGACCTCCCGGTCGGTGTACTCGCCGGCGAGATCGGCGACGTGATCCCTGACGCTCGTGACCGCCGCGTCGTACTCGTCCATGCCGGCGACGTGCTCGTCGATCATCGCCACGGCGACGGTGATGT
The DNA window shown above is from Halalkalicoccus sp. NIPERK01 and carries:
- a CDS encoding DUF5804 family protein, giving the protein MTTVCIVGKPDVDVRFELLSRETAREALATHDVSVPWENTISVETVSLGGAVSLLNDLNWYLVRFAEAAFVAEPSISDDEWLSRELAERVRDNETDPEETDRFLAVYGVEEGRLVEPMYVTRRDGEVPGYDLREVEETVVVRVAQGEFGD
- a CDS encoding bacterio-opsin activator domain-containing protein; protein product: MDQNRRPENGSVLVAVVDPSRESVDGDASAGPDWSESEDGPRVVSFADVEGLWRTFTPTALELLETVRRERPASINETARVAGRDVKNVHDELKRLARSGVIRFSEEGRAKRPVVPFDELVVDLPLVEDVPPGGVGDVPGLRRPEGDLETVYGRLSDAVLALDTDERVTYLNDRAEELLDRSRDQLLGEVIWDQFPVAVGTTFESEYRRAIESQESVRFEEHFSPLETWFVVRIYPSETGVSAHFRDVTERKRREKRLDFQREQLASINRLNRAIREITHAAIGASSQGEIERQVCDRLVEMGIYALVWTGRVDRGGRTVTPSRTAGDDEGYLDGIGIAVGSADPLGQGPTGVAVRTHEPQFVRDVREDAAYGPWRTRALNRGFRSTAAIPIRHEGVLYGVLNVYATRTDAFTTVERETLTHLGEVVGHAIHAIEQRKVLAGDAVLELEFRNEAIARTFTAGLDADDGGPVEISIERTVAADEGSALQFVTVSGMSAEQYEAALRRFPSTDRVRHVAGDADDELLFEIRERGPSISATIASYGGRITGWTITPDELRLFAELPPEVDTRAVTEAIGEVYPGTELLAQRTKAREEVTLHTLDGALTDRLTDRQRTALAAAYVAGYFEWPRTTTGEEVAEMLDVSPPTFAQHLRTAERKLFAALYDAD
- a CDS encoding tRNA sulfurtransferase codes for the protein MIPPGADTVLVRYGDIGVKSTKVRRDMEDSLESNLRAMLDSRDVPGELDWRWSRPRIRTPAADRTTDVARDTFGIVSASPAVSTEPTMAAIREALAETAGAIGVDGSFAVEARRAGEREAHPFTSEDIEREGGRAIWEVLADPEVDLEDPSRTFYVECRSEEAFVFTEKRAGPGGLPLGTQRPLVALLSGGIDSPVAAWEAMKRGAPVIPLYFDFEAYGGADHVARAVESARTLAGYAPNHASDLRIAPAGAVADRLVSEVGPTRMLSLRRFMLRVADRVAEESGAAGIVTGEAIGQKSSQTSANLAVTDRVARLPVHRPLLTRDKQEIIAQAREIGTYEDATIAAGCNRIAPDYPETNASVEAVDAAEPDLGTLVEEAVSGIETVEL